A single region of the Cucumis melo cultivar AY chromosome 3, USDA_Cmelo_AY_1.0, whole genome shotgun sequence genome encodes:
- the LOC103488471 gene encoding PLASMODESMATA CALLOSE-BINDING PROTEIN 3-like, with product MAVLLLCYLIFLAFTSHSSATYCICKDGLSDQALQKSLDYACGAGADCSQILQNGPCFQPNTVKDHCSYAVNSYFQRKGQVQGSCDFSGTAMPSQSPPAVASGCVYPSSPSFTGTPTTTTPSTTPSTTIPGTTPGTTTNPSTTPPSTTTPGTTSPSVFGGGISPTGGVGLGGNTMDGSAAAGLNAAASNLFFFTATVTFWFSMFC from the exons ATGGCGGTTCTCTTGCTCTGTTATCTGATATTCTTGGCCTTCACTTCCCATTCAA GTGCCACTTATTGCATTTGTAAAGACGGACTGAGTGATCAAGCCCTTCAGAAAAGTTTGGATTATGCTTGTGGAGCTGGAGCTGATTGTAGTCAAATCCTTCAAAATGGCCCTTGTTTTCAACCCAATACTGTGAAAGATCATTGCAGTTATGCTGTCAATAGCTATTTTCAAAGAAAGGGTCAGGTTCAAGGGAGTTGTGATTTTTCAGGCACTGCCATGCCTAGCCAATCTCCTCCTG CCGTAGCTTCTGGGTGTGTTTATCCTTCCAGTCCCAG TTTCACAGGTACCCCGACTACCACCACCCCATCAACCACTCCATCAACCACCATTCCCGGCACGACGCCAGGAACCACAACAAACCCATCAACAACACCACCGTCGACAACAACTCCGGGCACAACCTCCCCTTCAGTGTTCGGGGGTGGAATAAGCCCAACAGGCGGCGTCGGTCTTGGTGGGAATACTATGGATGGCAGTGCTGCTGCAGGTCTCAATGCAGCA